The Gemmatimonadaceae bacterium genomic sequence TGATGCATAAGCGGGAGTCGCTTCCTCGTTCCAACCGTCACACGCATAGCGCACGCGGATATCGGCTTCGGGAATGTTGACGCCGCGCGTGCGATGCACGAATGCCACGTAAGCGGCCGCTGTGGCGGTGTCGGCGGACGACGGGATCGGCGGTCCGGGAATATCAGGCGGCACCGGAAAAAGGCGATCGAATTCCTGCTGCGCCGCCACCCGGTCATACGCGGCGTCGAGATAGACGAGCTTCGCGACGCCCTGCGGATACGTCGCGGCGAAACGAGTCAACTCTTCGCCGGCGATCGAGTGGCCGGCGAGATAGACGCGCGCGAGATGCAGCGAGTCGAGGACGGCGCGCACATCGGCGACGAGCCGCTTCGTGTCGTAGCCGTCTGACGGATGGTCGGATTCGCCGAAGCCGCGCCGTGTGATGGCGTAGACGTGAAAGCGGTCGGTGAAGGCGGGCGCGAAATCGTCGAATGCGTGCGCGGTGTTGCCCAGCCCGGCGAGAAAGACGAGCGGCGGTCCGTTTCCACCGAAGTCGAGATAGTGCAGTCGAACGCCCGGCTCGACCGTCACGTAGCGCGCGACGTGCGGCGCGGTGTCGTGCCATCCCGCCGTGTCGCTTGCCGCGAACTGACAGGCGGCGGCGAGCACCAACGCGAGCATCATGCGAAGGTCATACGAGCGTCATGCGAGCGTCGTGCTTATCTGCTCAGGCGCCGATCCGCTTCCGGATTTCCCGCGCGCCCGCGTTGACGCCAACGGCCACGCCGGCGCCGAACAGGATTGCCGTCGTCACGGTCACAAGCGGAAGGAGTGCGGCAACAGGCGTCGCAATCAACGCGGCGCCAAGGCCGGCGAGAATCGGCACGCCGGCGCGATGCACGGCATCGACGTAGCGCAGGCGTTTTTGCACGAACTGGCGAGCTTGCCAGTAGCCGACGAGCGTGACGGCGGCGGTAATGCCGAACTTGATGAGCAGCAGGGTGCCTGTGAACACGGGGATCCTCCGAGAGAGCATGCGCGCGCTTGTGATGAATCTATACGGGCGCGTGACGGCCGAGTTTCGTACCGTTGTGCCGTGCGGCTGGAATCAACTGCCCGTCCCGCATAGCTTTGGCCTACCTTCTCCGGCGTGCGATTTCCTTTGAGCCACGAGCGTTCCATGGTCACCCTCCGCGTCGTTCGGCACGATCGCGACCAGGTGCTCGCCGAATGTCAGAGTCCGTGCGTTCCGGCCAGCGGCGAGGTGTTGCAGCTGGATACCGTGGACGAGAACGGCGAGAAGGTACGTCCGAGCACGATGTGGCGGGTGGTATCGGTGACGCTTGGTGTGCCGTCGCTCGCGTCGTCGCCGCCAAAGGATGGGAGCGGACTTCAGGTGCGGTTCGTCGAGGTTGCCGTGCTGCCGGACGTGGCGTTCGTACCGGAATTCGCGGCCGCCGCCGAGAAGATTCTTTCCGAATCGAAAATGTGATGATGCCCGGCGACATCCAGATTTCCTGCTCAGCCCGATGTCGATGAGCGAAAGTGAACCACAGATGTACAGCGTCACCCAGGAGCTTCCCGCGCATTTGCGCGACTGGCAGCTGCCTCCAGGGTGGCGGTGGGGCGCCGAAGGTTTGAACACCCAGGACCGGCACTATCAGGAGATCATCGACGCGCTCGATCGGTCGCTGTCGCTGGTCAGCGCGCCGAACGCCATGCATCGCGGCTGGCTCGAGGCCGAGGCGCGGCATCTGGCGCATCGCAATCATCCGGCGATGCCGACGACGTATCACTACTGGGCGGCGTACGGTGAAAGCCGGCGCGGACCAGGATATCTGCGGCGGTGGATCGCGGGGGAAACGATCGCCGCGCGTCTGCGCCGCATGGGAACGGACGACACACCCGGCGTCATTCGGCTGATGCGCGAGATCGGATCGGCGCTCAGTTACCTGCACGATCTCGGCGCTGTGCACGGATGCATGTCGCCGGAAACCGTCTGGACGACGCCGATGGGTCGATTGTGGATCATCGGTTGGCAGTGGGCGATGCCTCGCGGGGAGATTCCGGAAAATCTCTCCCCGGACTTCCGCTTCATGCCGATTCCGAGCGAATGGGCCGGCGGCGTGTGGGATCCGACGCCGTATACGGATCAGTGGCAGCTGGCGGCCGTGTGCTTCAGCGCGCTCACGGGTGAATCGCCGACGCCGGACGAAGTGCCGCCGATTCAATTGCTGCGACCGGATTGTCCGCAGGCGTTGGCGGTCTTGATCGATCGCGCGCTGCAACCCGATCCCGGTCTCCGCTATCCGACCATGGCGGCGATGCTGCGCGCGCTCGACCGCGTGATCGGTAGCCGCACGATGGTGATGCTCGCGGGCGACGAGCCCGGCACGAATCTCACGAACGAATCTGCCGAGGCGCGGTTGCGGTGGGCGCTGGCCGATGATTATGAAGTACTCGCGTCGCTCGGCGCGGGATCCTTCGGATCGGTGTGGCGCGTGCGAGACTTGACGCTCGGCCGCGAGGTAGCGCTCAAGCTGCTGCACCCGCACGTCGCGCGCGATGAACGGATCGTGGGACGCTTTCGGCGCGAAGCGAAGCTTGCCGCGCAGCTGGCGCATCCGGCGATCGTGCCGATCTTCGACTGGGACAGTCGCGGCGACGTGGCGTGGTACACGATGGAATTGGCCGAGGGTGGTTCGGTCGCGGAGCTGGTCGCGCGGTCGGGGCCGCGCGCGTTGAGCGAGATCGCACCGCAAGTCGATTTCATTCTCAATGGCCTCGCCGCGGCGCATTCGATCGGCATCATTCATCGCGATCTCAAGCCGGAGAACGTGCTCATCGACCGCTACCGGCGGTGGCGGCTGGCCGACTTCGGCATCGCGAACGTGACGGGTGAAGAAGTCGCCGGTGCATCGGGCACGCCGGCGTTCGCGTCGCCCGAGCAATTGCTTGGCGAGACGCAGGATGCCGCGGCGGATTGTTTTTCGATCGCGGCGATCGTTGCGTTCGCGATGACCGGCAGTCCCCCGTTCGGTGAGCGTGACAGCGCGGCGATTTTGGCGCGGGAGATGCGCGGCGATGTGGACCTCGCGTCGTATGCGCCGGAGATTGCGGAATGGCTGCGGCGCGGGTTGTCGGCGTCGCCCGACGATCGGTTCGTCGATGCGGCGGTGATGCAGTCCGCGTGGCGCACCGCGGTGTCCGCGGTGCTGGAGCGCGAACGACAGGTGCCGTGGTGGCGACGCTGGTTTGGCGGCGACGATGCCGGCGCGGCGTGGACGGGTGATTCGCTCTTTACCGCCTGAGCAAACTACACTCTCGTGCAATGGCCATCGCATCGATCAATCCCGCCACGGAAGAGACGATTCAGTCGTTCGACGCGCTCTCCGACGCCGCGATCGACGAGAAATTAGACAATGCTCATCGGGCGTCGCTGACCTGGCGCACGACTCCGGTGGGCGAGCGCGCGATGATCGTGCGCCGCGCGGGCGAGCTGCTCGAGGAGCGCAAGCGCGAGTACGGGCGCCTCATGACGCTCGAGATGGGCAAGCCGTACAAGGCCGCGATCGAAGAAGCGGCGAAGTGCGCCACGGCGTGCGCCTACTATGCCGATCATGCGGAGCAGTTCCTTGCCGACGAACCGGTGGAGGCGGCAAAGGAGCGAAGCTACGTCGCCTTTCAACCGCTGGGCGTCGTCCTGGCGGTCATGCCATGGAACTTTCCATTCTGGCAGGTGATCCGCTTCGCCGCTCCCGCGCTCGCAGCAGGAAATGTCGGACTGTTGAAGCACGCGTCGAACGTGCCGCAGTGCGCGCTGGCGCTCGAGCAGCTATTCGCCGAGGCGGGGGCACCCGGAGGAGCCTTTCAGACTTTGCTCATCGGGTCCGAGCCCGTGGGCCGCATTCTGGCGGACGATCGTGTCGCGGCGGCGACGCTGACCGGCAGCGAGGGCGCAGGCAGCAGTGTCGCGAGCGCGGCGGGCAAAGCGATCAAGAAAACGGTGCTGGAGCTGGGCGGGAGCGATCCCTTCGTGGTGATGCCGAGCGCGGATCTGGAGAGCGCGGCGAAGACCGCGGTGAACGCGCGCACGATCAACAACGGGCAATCGTGCATCGCGGCGAAGCGATTCATCGTGCATCAGTCCATCTTCGACGAGTTCACGGCCCGCTTCGTGATGCGCATGCGGTCGCTGGTGGTGGGTGATCCAATGGATAACGCGACGAACATCGGCCCGCTGGCAACCAAACAGATTCGCGACGACCTGCACGATCAGGTGGAGCGTGCGCGCGCCGCAGGTGCGAACGTGCTGCTCGGCGGGCGGCCGCGCGACCGGCGCGGATGGTACTACGAGCCAACCGTGATGGTCGACGTCTCGCAGGAGTCACCGGTATGGCGCGAAGAGACGTTTGGTCCGCTCGCGGCGATCGTGCCGGCGCGCAGTGTCGGCCATGCCATCGAGCTGGCGAACGATTCTCGCTTCGGCCTGGGGGCGGCGGCGTGGACGCGAGACGAGCGGGAGATCGGCGCGTTCGCGCGCGGGCTCGAGGCCGGCTGCGTTTTCATCAACGGGATGGTGGCGTCGGACCCGCGCTTTCCGTTCGGCGGCGTGAAGAAGTCGGGCTACGGCCGGGAGCTGAGCGCGTTCGGATTGAGAGAGTTCGTTAATATCAAAACTGTAAGAATCCTGCAGTCGGAAGGCGCGGACAAGAGCGCAACCGAATAGAGCCGGCGTCAGGGGGGCGTCAGGCGAATCGTCACGGTCGTGCCCTGCCCCGCGCCGCTCTCGATGTCGATCGAACCGCCCCACCGTTCGACGAGTTGACGGCTGATCGCCAGGCCCAAACCGCTGCCGCTCGTGCGCGTCGAGAAGTGCGGCTCGAACACGCGGGGCAAGACATCGGGGGGAATGCCCAGCCCATCGTCGTGCACGACAATGGCAACGCCCGGCGCCGCACCGTTGCTGCTCGGCGCGACCGAGACGTCGACGTGCCTCGCCTGCGCGTGCCGCGCATTCTCGAGGACGTTCAACAACACCTCCTTCAGCTCGTCGACGCGGGCGAGCGCGGTGACCGGCGCATCGACGCCGCGTTCCGTCCACTCGACGCTCTCGTTCCCGCCCATGCGCTCGAGCGAGACGACCTCGCGCACGATGGCCGCGACGTCCACCGAGGTCGGGGTGCCGCGTTCCTCGGGGGCGGCGCCGTAGCGGCTGAACGCTCGCGCGATCTCATCGAGGCGATCGATCTCCGTGAGGATCTGATTCACGTTGTGCTCGAGAACGCGGTCGAAGTCCACGCGCGCGTCGTTGCGCGCGCGACGCAGATGCTGCACGCCCAGGCGAATGGGCGTGAGCGGATTCTTGATTTCGTGCGCGACTTGTCGCGCCATCTCGCCCCACGCGATGACGCGCTGCGCACGCGCGAGCTCGGTGACATCGTCGAGGGTGACGACGGCACCGCCGCGCTCGAGGCGCGTGAGCGTCCCACGCAGCTGTTGCTGATCGAGCGCCGCCTCGAAGTCCTGTTCGTCGCGTGGGGACGCGAGAAACGCGTCCACGATATCGGCGATCTGCGACGGCGCACGCGCGCGAAGCGGCGTCCCGGCCGCGAGCAATCCGCCGAGCAGCGATTCGGCCCGCGGGTTGGCGAGCGAGACGCGTCCGTCGAGATCGACGGCGACGACTCCGCTCGCGACGTTGCGAAGCACGGCGGCCGTGCGGCGTTGCGCTTCCTCGAGTGCGCCGCGACTGGCGTTGAGGTCGGCCGCCATTCGTCGAAAGGCGGTGAAGACGGGATAGAACTCGACCGTCGGCTCGGCCTCGAGCCGCGGCGCGGCTCCGCCGGCGATCGAGAGCGCGGCGTCGCTCAACGTGCCGATCGGACGAGCGAGCTGCCGCGCCGCGATGCCGCTCAGCCAGAACGCGGCGATGCCGCCAAGCACCGTGGCGAACAGCACCAACACACCGAGATCGCGCCGCTGCCGACCCAACGACATCTCGTCGGCACGCGCGGGCGCCGCGATCACCGTCGGCGGCGAACCCGCCTCGGAGAACGAACGATATCCGAACAACGATTCGCTGCCGTCGACGGGCTCGAGATCGGTATCGGTATCTTCGTTGCGCACGGCGACCGTGATCTCGACCGGCGCGGGAAGAAACCGACCGATGGGTGCAATCAAATCGTATAGCGGATCGCTCGCGGCGCGCAGCTCGCCATTGCGGTACATGAGCAGCGGCGTGTCGAGGCGATTGCTCTCGGCGATCAGCGATGCGTCCGGCGGCGGCACCAGCGCGCGAAGCGTCTCGTTCACGAGCACACGGCGCGACTGCGTGGTACCCTGCGAAAGATTCCCGTACGACCACACAGCGAATGCCGCCGCGGGAATCACGAAGAACGCGAACAGCGCCCAGGAGAGCCGCGCGCGATAGCTGCGACCCCATGTTCGCCGCCGCGCGCGCAACCATCGTCCGCCGCCGCCGTCGGCGACGACGCTCGCGAGCCACAACAAACCGACGATCGCGAGATCGAGGAGCACCACGAGTGTGCCGCGCTGCACGAGCGCCTTGAGCGGCCAGAGCTCGACTTCGACGTGCGCGGGAACAGTGCGTGTTCCCGTGGAGACCGCCCAGTCACCGTGAATCTGACTGCCGTCGCGCCGCCATCGAGGAACCGAGTCGACGGCGGGCGCGAGCGGGACGGTCCCTTCGCGCAGCCGAAGCGTGTACGGCGGTTCGACGTCCGCATCGACGTCGAGGCCGAGCAGAGGCGCGAACGGGTCGGTGTCGAACAAGCGGCTGCGCGGTGCGAGCACGGCCGCGGTCACGCCACCGGCCGCGGACGGTGCCGCCATCACCAACTCCACCGCCGTGTCGGTTGGCACGGCCTGGAGCATCAACGCCCCGGTCTGCCGCGCGCGCGTCACCATCCGCGCGATGGCACTTCGCGGAATTGGAATATCAGCAGTGTGAAATTCGGCGACGGGCGCCGAGTCGGCCGGGAAGGCGAACAGCGCGATCGGGTTGCCGGCGGCGGCGATATCCGATGTTACATAATGCTGAAGAAGCGCCTGGCGTGTATTTGGCGCGGAGTCCAGCGC encodes the following:
- a CDS encoding NAD-dependent succinate-semialdehyde dehydrogenase, which translates into the protein MAIASINPATEETIQSFDALSDAAIDEKLDNAHRASLTWRTTPVGERAMIVRRAGELLEERKREYGRLMTLEMGKPYKAAIEEAAKCATACAYYADHAEQFLADEPVEAAKERSYVAFQPLGVVLAVMPWNFPFWQVIRFAAPALAAGNVGLLKHASNVPQCALALEQLFAEAGAPGGAFQTLLIGSEPVGRILADDRVAAATLTGSEGAGSSVASAAGKAIKKTVLELGGSDPFVVMPSADLESAAKTAVNARTINNGQSCIAAKRFIVHQSIFDEFTARFVMRMRSLVVGDPMDNATNIGPLATKQIRDDLHDQVERARAAGANVLLGGRPRDRRGWYYEPTVMVDVSQESPVWREETFGPLAAIVPARSVGHAIELANDSRFGLGAAAWTRDEREIGAFARGLEAGCVFINGMVASDPRFPFGGVKKSGYGRELSAFGLREFVNIKTVRILQSEGADKSATE
- a CDS encoding alpha/beta hydrolase, producing MMLALVLAAACQFAASDTAGWHDTAPHVARYVTVEPGVRLHYLDFGGNGPPLVFLAGLGNTAHAFDDFAPAFTDRFHVYAITRRGFGESDHPSDGYDTKRLVADVRAVLDSLHLARVYLAGHSIAGEELTRFAATYPQGVAKLVYLDAAYDRVAAQQEFDRLFPVPPDIPGPPIPSSADTATAAAYVAFVHRTRGVNIPEADIRVRYACDGWNEEATPAYASIGSEHPDYRDVRAPALAIYAVTDSVSQLEPWQRDDAAHRNAFQRLVRATESVYRPLRRQFKSQVVNGQVLEIHGAHHWIFVSHRDRVLSEMRRFLLSTDR
- a CDS encoding ATP-binding protein codes for the protein MLASSAQRDLWNVDHHWDAWQHEAAVRGLETLRQEIDAAAQGSRAAVSRALELSGDRTAAFDALDAAVKSGTERGVVLYRGDSAFAWGGIIRPPVDANTAGPAVIATPFYLALQFVSRQSNAAAVAVALLGAVPPADRLSTPLANHVASQTGLSGFIFGPPVDTSHSPDVLRYAIDGRRMFDVTAAPLIQGEVQARIQERVRARAGIAFVFALACFIIGVWRGTRMTSRRVAALAIGLACTALVPLSQYSNLTRLFDPAVYFTPRGGPLTGNAGALAATSALVLLGVLAIFRRRAQPLRGWSAALTILVVAVLGPFLLRELARGVKIPPHGLDAALWLIWEIPTFLAAVSVLLAGAAAGASVLGPRRGLPPWVAPLAATIAAVLAPQVWAAPGRWPWWYTIVWIVAIALLALSRRTRYVILSASTVAALGATTLIWGRTARGRVEAAQRDLQSLSQTDSVALTLLRRLGSSLALDSAPNTRQALLQHYVTSDIAAAGNPIALFAFPADSAPVAEFHTADIPIPRSAIARMVTRARQTGALMLQAVPTDTAVELVMAAPSAAGGVTAAVLAPRSRLFDTDPFAPLLGLDVDADVEPPYTLRLREGTVPLAPAVDSVPRWRRDGSQIHGDWAVSTGTRTVPAHVEVELWPLKALVQRGTLVVLLDLAIVGLLWLASVVADGGGGRWLRARRRTWGRSYRARLSWALFAFFVIPAAAFAVWSYGNLSQGTTQSRRVLVNETLRALVPPPDASLIAESNRLDTPLLMYRNGELRAASDPLYDLIAPIGRFLPAPVEITVAVRNEDTDTDLEPVDGSESLFGYRSFSEAGSPPTVIAAPARADEMSLGRQRRDLGVLVLFATVLGGIAAFWLSGIAARQLARPIGTLSDAALSIAGGAAPRLEAEPTVEFYPVFTAFRRMAADLNASRGALEEAQRRTAAVLRNVASGVVAVDLDGRVSLANPRAESLLGGLLAAGTPLRARAPSQIADIVDAFLASPRDEQDFEAALDQQQLRGTLTRLERGGAVVTLDDVTELARAQRVIAWGEMARQVAHEIKNPLTPIRLGVQHLRRARNDARVDFDRVLEHNVNQILTEIDRLDEIARAFSRYGAAPEERGTPTSVDVAAIVREVVSLERMGGNESVEWTERGVDAPVTALARVDELKEVLLNVLENARHAQARHVDVSVAPSSNGAAPGVAIVVHDDGLGIPPDVLPRVFEPHFSTRTSGSGLGLAISRQLVERWGGSIDIESGAGQGTTVTIRLTPP
- a CDS encoding serine/threonine-protein kinase, which produces MSESEPQMYSVTQELPAHLRDWQLPPGWRWGAEGLNTQDRHYQEIIDALDRSLSLVSAPNAMHRGWLEAEARHLAHRNHPAMPTTYHYWAAYGESRRGPGYLRRWIAGETIAARLRRMGTDDTPGVIRLMREIGSALSYLHDLGAVHGCMSPETVWTTPMGRLWIIGWQWAMPRGEIPENLSPDFRFMPIPSEWAGGVWDPTPYTDQWQLAAVCFSALTGESPTPDEVPPIQLLRPDCPQALAVLIDRALQPDPGLRYPTMAAMLRALDRVIGSRTMVMLAGDEPGTNLTNESAEARLRWALADDYEVLASLGAGSFGSVWRVRDLTLGREVALKLLHPHVARDERIVGRFRREAKLAAQLAHPAIVPIFDWDSRGDVAWYTMELAEGGSVAELVARSGPRALSEIAPQVDFILNGLAAAHSIGIIHRDLKPENVLIDRYRRWRLADFGIANVTGEEVAGASGTPAFASPEQLLGETQDAAADCFSIAAIVAFAMTGSPPFGERDSAAILAREMRGDVDLASYAPEIAEWLRRGLSASPDDRFVDAAVMQSAWRTAVSAVLERERQVPWWRRWFGGDDAGAAWTGDSLFTA